Sequence from the Candidatus Margulisiibacteriota bacterium genome:
GGTAGTCCTGCCTTTTCTGATCTATTTTGTCATCAGCCTGTTTGGCTCGGCGCGGCTGGCGCGTCAGGGGCGCGGCTGGCAATTTACGCTGCTTAGCGCGCTGGTCAGTTACATTATCTTATTTACCTGCGCGGCTTTATTTTTGCCCGGGGTACAGTTCCCGGAAAGATACGCTGACCCGCGCGCGCGGATACTAAAATAACATGCTTTACCCGCTGGCTATTTTTTCCGAACAGGATTTGCGCCGCGAGATGCTGGCTATTGACGTCAGCGCCGAGGGCGCCAAATATATGCGGGACAAATTGTCTTTACAAACTGTCAAGATAATCAATTTGACCGGCTCCTGCGCCATTATATTAAAAGAAGAGGCTTTGTCCGCCGGCGCGGAATGTGCCATACCGCGTGAGGTAATTTTGGCGCCGCGTCAGAAATATTCCGCGCTGCTCTTTGGCACGCGGCGGCAGTTCAAAAAAATTCAGGCCAAAATAAAAAACCAGGCTTTCCAGGAATTACGCGAATTAGCTCTGGCTCTGGCCAAATACTGCGTTGAACCCAGACCAAAATCTCCGCTGCTCATGGGCATTTTAAATGTCACGCCGGATTCGTTTTCCGACGGCGGGCAGCACAACGCTAGCGCGCCTGCTGTCCGTCAGGCCCTGCGCCTCTGGCGCGAAGGCGCGCGGATCATCGATATCGGCGGCGAGACCACCAAACCCGGCGCGCCGGAGATCAGCGCGGCGGTAGAGCTGCGCCGGACGATTCCGGTTATTCAAGAAATTCTGCGCCGCCGGCCCCAAGCAGTTATTTCGATCGACACGACGAA
This genomic interval carries:
- the folP gene encoding dihydropteroate synthase, giving the protein MLYPLAIFSEQDLRREMLAIDVSAEGAKYMRDKLSLQTVKIINLTGSCAIILKEEALSAGAECAIPREVILAPRQKYSALLFGTRRQFKKIQAKIKNQAFQELRELALALAKYCVEPRPKSPLLMGILNVTPDSFSDGGQHNASAPAVRQALRLWREGARIIDIGGETTKPGAPEISAAVELRRTIPVIQEILRRRPQAVISIDTTKKAVALAAVKAGARIINDVSGLTREPLLARIAAEHNTKLIVMHRAGNSRVMQQKTKYADLLGDILRFLENSLLTARKYGVPRENIIVDPGIGFGKTTAQNLYLLKNLRAFHCLGCAVLLGASRKSVIGDTLRQPVEQREFGTAAASIAGVLGQVDYLRVH